In the genome of Bacillota bacterium, one region contains:
- a CDS encoding integrase core domain-containing protein — translation TPRTNGMVERFNGRIADVLKTHHFHSGQDLEQTLMRYVTLYNHQLPQSALKSKTPMQAMKEWYASRPDLFHKRPYDRPGCDT, via the coding sequence GAACGCCCAGAACCAATGGCATGGTCGAGCGCTTCAACGGCCGCATTGCCGATGTGCTCAAGACGCATCACTTCCACAGTGGGCAGGATCTGGAGCAGACCTTGATGCGCTACGTGACTTTGTACAACCACCAACTGCCACAGTCAGCGTTGAAGAGCAAAACGCCGATGCAAGCCATGAAAGAATGGTACGCTTCTCGCCCTGATCTGTTCCATAAACGCCCGTATGATCGTCCGGGATGTGACACCTAA